The genomic window TGCAAAACGCAACCCTCTCCTGGGACCCGGAGAAATCGATCGTCACCTGCCGGGAAAAGGGGGAGGTACACAGGAAGGTCTGGATCAAGAAGCTCGAGGACGCGGGATTCCTGACCTCCGTGATCGAGGACGGAGCGCGGTATTACCTGGCGTGCGAATCTGGCGAATCCCAGGGAACCTTCCTGTGCGTCGACCGGGAGAACGGGGAGACGCTCTGGGATATCCCCGGCCGCTCATTCCTGCAAGTGGTGTATGAAGGCTTCCTCTACATGATTTTCGTCGACGAGCAGGGGGCGTACTTCCTCCTAAAAATAGACCGCGCCGACGGTTCGTCCGTGTGGCACCACCGGGTCGACGAAGACCTCTGCGAGTACCGGTTTTCGACCCGGCGAATCCGGCTTTACTACTCCTCAGGGCGCGAGGAGGTCCTGGACGGCGCAACCGGTCATCCCGAATTTTGACGGTCCCCGTTCTTTCGCTAATCGCGGTGATGGCTTTTTCCGATAAGTATCTAAGGACTTAATCGCGGGAGAGGTGCAGGTATGAGGACACAGGCGGTGCCGAAGGAAGCAGTGGGGGTGTATAACCGGGCGCTCGATTTTTCATGCAAGGGCGAGTACTCGACGGCGCTCAAGGAATACATGCGGGCGATAGAGCTGTTTCCCGATTTCATCGAGGCGTACAACAATATCGGCGAGATATACTCGCGCATGGGCGACCGGGACAGGGCGATTTCGAACTACATGCGCGCGCTGGCCATAAAGCGGAACCCCAAGGTGCTTCTCAACCTGGGTGTGGAATACTACAACCGGGGCGACTACGCGGCGGCGATCAAGCACTTCAAGGAATCGCTCTCGCTCGACGCGAATTTCCTGGAAGGGAACTTCTACATGGGGATGGCGTATTTCAACCTGAAGAACCTTCCCCTGGCGGAAAAGTTTTTCGGTGCGGTCGTGCGTATCGAGCGGAAGCATCTCAAGGCGAATTACCTGCTCTCGTACATCTATTACGAGTGGAAGGACTACCATCGCACCCTTCAGTGCCTTGACAACGTGCGCGATATCGCGGACGACATTTCCTTCGTGAACAAGTATTACGGCTTCTGCCACTACCACCTGGGCCACTACGAGAAGGCAGTCGAGTACCTGACCACCGCACTCGAGTCCAACCCGCAGTACGCGAAGTTCCACGCCTATCTCAAGGGGCTCACCTACGAGAACAAGCTCAAGGAGGTCGGGGACGTCGATGCGCGTATCCGCGAAATGGAGGAGCGCCTCATGAAGGAGAAGCCCACCCTGCGCGAATACTCGAGGCTTTCGATGCTCTACATCTTCAAGGGAGAGTACAAGAAGGCGGAAACCCTGCTTCTTTCCGCGAAGGGCGCCTGACGCGGAAACTATTATGAATAAAAAGAAGGCGCGGATTCGAATCCGCGCCTTCTTTTTATTCATGTTTTCTTGCTCAGCAGCAGCTGCAACCCCCGCCGCAGCTGTCGGAGTCGCACCCGCTTCCGTACTTGGGCGCGTCGTTGATCTCGATGAGCTTGATGTCGAACACGAGCGTTTTTCCGGCCAGGGGATGATTCAGGTCCAGCTTCACCTCGGTGTCCGTGATCTCGGTGATCAGGGCGGGCATGTGCTGGCCTTCGTCGGTGGCGACGCCAATGGTCATCCCCACCTCCGGCTCGAACTGCTGGCGCACCTCGGCGAGGGGAAATGCGTGCATCATGGCCTCGTCGCGCTCGCCGTAGGCATCGCCCGGCTGGAGGATAATGCGTTTTTCCTCCTCGGGCTTCATTCCCATGACCGCCTGTTCGAACCCGGGGATGACCGAACCGGCCCCCACCTGGAATTCCAGGGGATCGCGGTCTGCCGAGGTATCGAACACCTCTCCGCCTTCGAAGGTCCCTGTATAGTGCACCACTACGTAATCGTTTTCCTTGACCATTATGGTTCTCCTTATGTTGTATCGCCGCCGGCGGTTCTACCAGTCGCCCAGCTCGAATTTCCAGACCTGATCCTCGCGGACGAAGACGAGCTCCATTCCGTTTTCAACCCTTATCACCGCCCTCTCGCCCTGTGTTTTTACGCCGGCGATTTTATACGAAACCGCTTCGCGTACCGCGTCCTCGTTGAGCTTTTTTCCCAGGTCGAACTGCAGGGCCATGTATTCGACGGGCCCCAGCTTTTTCAGCCGCTTCACCGGGATATCGAGCCGCGCGGCGAGCGCCTTCTGTTGGTCCTCGCCCATCCCCGCGATAAGCGCGGAGATTTTCCGAAGCTTCTCCACGCTCGATGCCGAAAGAAGCGTCACGACCGCGTCCGCATCGGCGGCGGCGTATGCCCCCTTGAGCGACTCGAAGGCCTCCTCGGGGCTGCGGGATTTGGAGCGCGCGCACGCGACAAGCATCGCGCAGCATACGAGCGCAACCACGGCGGCCCGGCTCAATAGACGCATGAAAATCCTCCCGACTCCCTGTTGACGACCATGTTGTCGATTAGTCTCGTGGGGCCGAAATACGCGGCCACTGCGATCACGCTTTTCCCGGTAAGTGTATCAATCGGCTGGAGGTCACTATAGCGCACCATGGAAATATAGTCAATCTTTTGCGGATTTCCCGTATCGACGACCCCCCTCATTGCGCCCAGTATGACCGCGGCGTTTCGCTCGCCGGCCGCGATAAGCTCCTGGGCCCTCCGGAGGCTGCGGCTTATCGCGAGGGCGTCGTTTCTCTGCGCCGCGTCGAGGTGCTTGTTGCGCGAGCTCATGGCCAGACCGTCGTCCTCGCGCACGGTGGGGGCGATGACGATCTCTACCGGCAGGTTCAGGTCGAAGACCATCTTCTCGATGCTGACCGCCTGCTGGATGTCCTTTTGCCCGAACACCGATACGTCGGGCTGCACGATGTTGAACAGCTTCGTGACGACGGTGAAAACGCCGCGGAAATGCCCGGGGCGGTACGCCCCGCAGAGCTGCTCGGTGACGAGGTCCACGTCGATGTGGGTAAGCTGGTCCCGGTACATGATCTCGTCGTCCGGAAGGAATACGAGGTCCACCCCCGCCTCGCGTGCTATGGCGAAGTCGCGCTCGAATTCCCGGGGATAGGTCTGATAGTCTTTCGGGTCGTTGAACTGGATCCTGTTCACGAAGATGCTCATGACCTGGAAGTCCGCGCGGCGCCTGGATTCTTCGACAAGGCTCGTGTGACCCCGGTGCAGGTAGCCCATGGTGGGCACAAATCCGATGCGCTTTCCCCGGGCGCGCGCCTCGCGGACGTGTGCGCGCGTTTCCTCGATCGTTTTCGCGATTATCATTCCGTTACCCCCCGTTCGCTTTTTCGGCGGCGACGAGCATCATGTCGCCCATGTACAGGTTCTTCGCAAGGAAATCGGCCG from Spirochaetota bacterium includes these protein-coding regions:
- a CDS encoding pantoate--beta-alanine ligase, whose amino-acid sequence is MIIAKTIEETRAHVREARARGKRIGFVPTMGYLHRGHTSLVEESRRRADFQVMSIFVNRIQFNDPKDYQTYPREFERDFAIAREAGVDLVFLPDDEIMYRDQLTHIDVDLVTEQLCGAYRPGHFRGVFTVVTKLFNIVQPDVSVFGQKDIQQAVSIEKMVFDLNLPVEIVIAPTVREDDGLAMSSRNKHLDAAQRNDALAISRSLRRAQELIAAGERNAAVILGAMRGVVDTGNPQKIDYISMVRYSDLQPIDTLTGKSVIAVAAYFGPTRLIDNMVVNRESGGFSCVY
- a CDS encoding peptidylprolyl isomerase, translating into MVKENDYVVVHYTGTFEGGEVFDTSADRDPLEFQVGAGSVIPGFEQAVMGMKPEEEKRIILQPGDAYGERDEAMMHAFPLAEVRQQFEPEVGMTIGVATDEGQHMPALITEITDTEVKLDLNHPLAGKTLVFDIKLIEINDAPKYGSGCDSDSCGGGCSCC
- a CDS encoding tetratricopeptide repeat protein, encoding MRTQAVPKEAVGVYNRALDFSCKGEYSTALKEYMRAIELFPDFIEAYNNIGEIYSRMGDRDRAISNYMRALAIKRNPKVLLNLGVEYYNRGDYAAAIKHFKESLSLDANFLEGNFYMGMAYFNLKNLPLAEKFFGAVVRIERKHLKANYLLSYIYYEWKDYHRTLQCLDNVRDIADDISFVNKYYGFCHYHLGHYEKAVEYLTTALESNPQYAKFHAYLKGLTYENKLKEVGDVDARIREMEERLMKEKPTLREYSRLSMLYIFKGEYKKAETLLLSAKGA